In the genome of candidate division KSB1 bacterium, one region contains:
- a CDS encoding cytochrome C: MDNLWLIIGKADNVPIVMMIPLFAFYSWLAFKQATANDRLIADGKYSELQAEGKDRIFTWPLLTRNEFLCAILIMVILTVWSVALDAPLEQPANPTKTPNPSKAPWYFLGLQEMLVYFDPWLAGVVFPTLIIVGLMAIPYIDKNSKGNGYYTWQQRKFAISTFVFGFFALWLMMTFVGTFLRGPGWNFFMPWDRWDPHKVVAMTNVDLHQFFGIRSSLGAFFFGGFVVTAYFSLGAIYYFWKKNTEFLKKLGPVRFGILIFLFLSMMSLPIKMILRWTFNIKYIWVTPWFNI; the protein is encoded by the coding sequence ATGGATAATCTGTGGCTTATTATCGGCAAAGCGGATAATGTTCCCATTGTAATGATGATACCTTTGTTTGCCTTTTACTCCTGGCTGGCATTCAAACAGGCGACAGCTAACGATCGCTTAATCGCCGATGGAAAATATAGCGAACTACAAGCAGAAGGCAAAGATCGGATTTTCACCTGGCCTCTGCTGACACGCAATGAATTTTTATGCGCAATTCTGATTATGGTCATTTTGACCGTCTGGTCTGTCGCCCTCGATGCGCCGCTGGAGCAACCCGCCAATCCAACCAAAACCCCGAATCCTTCCAAAGCGCCCTGGTACTTTTTGGGACTTCAGGAAATGCTGGTTTACTTCGATCCCTGGCTGGCCGGCGTGGTTTTCCCTACGCTCATTATCGTCGGCTTAATGGCCATTCCTTACATCGATAAAAATTCAAAAGGCAACGGTTACTACACCTGGCAGCAAAGAAAATTCGCCATCTCTACTTTTGTGTTTGGTTTTTTTGCTTTGTGGCTCATGATGACTTTCGTTGGCACATTTTTACGCGGCCCGGGGTGGAACTTTTTTATGCCCTGGGATAGATGGGACCCACATAAAGTTGTCGCCATGACCAATGTCGATCTTCACCAGTTTTTTGGCATTCGCAGCTCGCTGGGGGCATTCTTTTTCGGAGGCTTTGTTGTAACCGCCTATTTTTCTCTCGGGGCCATCTATTATTTTTGGAAAAAAAATACCGAATTTTTAAAAAAGCTGGGCCCGGTCAGGTTCGGGATTTTAATATTTCTGTTTCTAAGCATGATGAGCTTACCCATAAAAATGATTCTCAGGTGGACATTTAATATCAAATATATTTGGGTGACACCCTGGTTTAATATTTAA